In a genomic window of Bacillota bacterium:
- a CDS encoding co-chaperone GroES: MNLKPLADRVVIKLVETEETTKSGIVLPDTAKEKPQQGKIVAVGPGRVEDGKTIAMTVKVDDTVLFAKYAGTEVKVDGEEYLILKESDILAIVE; the protein is encoded by the coding sequence ATGAATCTGAAGCCTTTGGCAGATCGAGTTGTAATCAAATTAGTGGAAACCGAAGAGACGACCAAGAGCGGAATCGTGTTGCCGGACACCGCTAAGGAAAAGCCGCAACAGGGCAAGATTGTTGCCGTAGGTCCCGGTCGGGTTGAGGACGGCAAGACCATCGCGATGACCGTGAAGGTGGACGACACTGTTCTCTTTGCTAAGTATGCCGGTACTGAGGTTAAGGTCGATGGCGAGGAGTACTTGATTCTCAAGGAAAGCGACATTCTAGCTATCGTAGAGTAA
- a CDS encoding 2-phosphosulfolactate phosphatase: MALGYMPLTMSGKLTCDAALIRSEVKAIDLTGKTAVVIDVLRATSTLATAFANGVTKVFPTATVEEARSLRGTNRLLGGERGGVKLPDFDLGNSPREYTAAVVAGRELVMTTTNGTAAILASAGAHRVLLASFLNLPAVVAACRRLQREVVVVCAGTQQRFTLEDAVCAGMICQALTGVRAEEAVDLGLSDGASLVLALAEQWQGRLEEMLQSCRHGRNLARLGFAEDLTYCSQLGLLEVVPEYSQGAIILSEIA; this comes from the coding sequence ATGGCCTTAGGCTATATGCCCCTTACCATGAGTGGGAAACTAACCTGCGACGCAGCATTGATTCGAAGTGAAGTGAAAGCCATTGATCTGACGGGAAAGACGGCGGTGGTGATTGATGTGCTCCGGGCAACATCAACCCTGGCCACTGCCTTTGCCAACGGGGTAACCAAGGTGTTTCCCACGGCTACCGTGGAGGAGGCCCGGTCTCTGCGAGGCACCAATCGACTCCTGGGAGGAGAGCGAGGGGGAGTCAAACTCCCCGATTTCGATCTGGGAAATTCCCCTCGGGAGTACACCGCCGCGGTGGTAGCGGGACGGGAGCTGGTGATGACCACCACCAACGGCACCGCTGCCATTCTGGCCAGTGCCGGCGCCCATCGGGTGTTGTTGGCCTCCTTTCTTAACCTGCCCGCGGTGGTTGCCGCCTGCCGTCGCCTGCAGCGGGAGGTAGTGGTGGTTTGTGCCGGGACGCAGCAGCGCTTCACCCTGGAGGATGCCGTTTGTGCCGGGATGATCTGTCAGGCGCTGACCGGGGTCCGGGCCGAAGAGGCTGTGGATTTAGGTCTCAGCGATGGTGCAAGCCTAGTCCTAGCCTTGGCCGAGCAGTGGCAGGGGCGGTTGGAGGAGATGCTGCAATCCTGTCGCCATGGTCGCAATTTGGCCCGGTTGGGCTTTGCCGAAGACCTGACTTACTGCAGTCAGTTAGGGCTCCTTGAGGTGGTGCCGGAGTACTCCCAGGGAGCAATTATCTTGAGTGAAATTGCATAA
- a CDS encoding TIM barrel protein — protein MALERNVKSLVHFMAYPGPGTTKSVMRGEARASYLLRSIDELIADGYFGALEITTIKDPALRAEVAKRLHDANIKIIWSAQPVQLMNEDDLVPVTDISSIDELQRIAGILRLKRCIDEAYEVGAVSMGLISGTDPGPDADGALRKEAMQNLVRSLDELCNYSREVAEAKGVEPITLSLEMFDRLPEPGHRNQLIGPTDDAVYVAREVRDTYGHKNFGLMYDLSHMFLLRSNTFALETPQVLRRLAPYLNHIHIGSCVIDENDPLYGDSHPPFDYIGSAVTAEDLGAFVKTLVDIGYTGGIGFEVTPLPDQEPANAVASVKTAFQAACNRNDVNYGIGGFHFHTRRWFPDAIFNMITDIRVQNPGLIQEIAQSRKRREKLTEDGKLVILAADHPARYVTNVGSHPTAMGDRLDYLGRILRVVTSDEIDGVMGTPDIIEDLLILHHLSKENGGPAFLDNKVLMGCMNRGGLAGIEYEMDDRMTSYTAESMHRMGLDGAKMMFRLDPGKMSRYSVQTIQYCANAINECNKYGLPVFLEPLPVEPTEKGYRVIMEPDALIKTMGVAAGLGDSSANLWLKIPYVREYDRVAKATTLPILMLGGASTGNPINTIEDFARGMGEGHNVRGAMVGRNVLYPGLDDPRAVAAAVHKLVHEEVTALEAIKHLAAVRGTEMDTFKEWFNIR, from the coding sequence TTGGCTTTAGAACGGAACGTAAAAAGTCTAGTTCACTTCATGGCGTATCCCGGTCCAGGGACAACCAAATCGGTGATGCGGGGTGAGGCTCGAGCTAGTTACTTGCTCCGCAGCATCGATGAGCTCATCGCAGACGGTTATTTCGGAGCCCTTGAGATCACCACCATCAAGGACCCGGCCCTGCGGGCAGAAGTAGCTAAGCGGCTGCATGATGCCAATATCAAAATTATTTGGTCGGCACAGCCCGTGCAGCTGATGAATGAAGATGATTTGGTCCCGGTCACCGACATTAGCTCCATAGATGAGTTGCAGCGGATCGCAGGAATCCTGCGTTTGAAGCGCTGTATCGATGAAGCCTACGAAGTGGGCGCCGTCAGCATGGGCTTGATCAGCGGTACCGATCCCGGTCCCGACGCCGATGGCGCGTTGCGCAAAGAAGCGATGCAAAATCTCGTTCGTTCTTTGGACGAGCTGTGCAATTATTCCCGGGAAGTGGCAGAGGCTAAGGGGGTAGAGCCCATCACCCTCAGCCTTGAGATGTTTGACCGGTTGCCGGAACCGGGACATAGAAATCAATTGATTGGTCCCACCGATGACGCCGTTTACGTGGCTCGGGAAGTGCGGGATACCTATGGTCACAAGAATTTTGGTCTGATGTATGACCTCAGCCATATGTTCCTGCTGCGCAGCAACACCTTTGCCCTGGAAACTCCGCAGGTGTTGCGGCGGTTGGCGCCCTATCTCAATCATATTCATATCGGCAGCTGTGTCATCGATGAAAACGATCCTCTCTACGGAGACAGCCATCCTCCCTTTGACTACATCGGCAGTGCCGTTACCGCCGAGGATCTTGGTGCCTTTGTCAAGACTTTGGTGGACATTGGCTACACCGGTGGAATTGGCTTCGAAGTTACGCCGCTGCCGGATCAGGAGCCTGCCAACGCTGTTGCCTCGGTTAAGACGGCTTTTCAGGCGGCATGCAACCGCAATGATGTCAATTACGGAATTGGTGGCTTCCACTTCCACACTCGCCGCTGGTTTCCCGATGCGATCTTTAACATGATCACCGATATCCGGGTCCAGAACCCCGGTTTGATTCAAGAGATCGCCCAGTCCCGCAAGCGGCGGGAGAAGCTCACCGAGGATGGCAAATTGGTCATTTTGGCCGCGGATCACCCTGCTCGCTATGTCACCAATGTGGGCAGCCATCCCACGGCGATGGGAGATCGCCTGGACTATTTGGGCAGAATCCTGCGGGTGGTCACCAGCGATGAAATCGATGGTGTGATGGGTACTCCGGATATTATCGAGGACCTGTTGATCCTTCACCATCTGAGTAAGGAAAACGGTGGCCCGGCCTTCCTGGACAACAAAGTCTTGATGGGCTGTATGAACCGAGGCGGTTTGGCCGGTATCGAATATGAGATGGATGACCGGATGACCTCCTATACCGCGGAATCCATGCATCGGATGGGCCTAGATGGTGCCAAGATGATGTTCCGCTTGGATCCCGGTAAGATGTCTCGCTATTCGGTTCAGACCATCCAGTACTGTGCCAATGCCATCAACGAGTGCAATAAGTACGGCCTGCCGGTGTTCCTTGAGCCGCTACCGGTGGAGCCAACGGAAAAGGGATACCGGGTAATCATGGAGCCCGATGCCCTGATTAAGACCATGGGTGTTGCCGCCGGTCTGGGAGATTCCTCTGCCAACCTCTGGCTGAAGATCCCCTACGTACGGGAGTACGACCGAGTGGCTAAGGCTACCACCTTGCCCATCTTGATGCTCGGTGGCGCCTCTACCGGTAACCCCATCAACACCATAGAGGACTTTGCCCGGGGCATGGGCGAAGGCCACAATGTCCGCGGTGCGATGGTGGGCCGCAACGTTCTGTACCCAGGACTGGACGACCCCAGAGCTGTTGCCGCTGCTGTGCATAAGCTGGTGCATGAGGAAGTTACCGCCCTTGAGGCGATTAAGCACCTAGCCGCGGTCCGAGGTACCGAAATGGATACCTTTAAGGAATGGTTCAACATCCGATAA